The genomic DNA AGACTTATCTTAATCTGATTCCAACAAAACTGTCAACCAGCTACGGATCAGGCAAATATTTCACAGTTAAAGTCAAAAACCTATTTACAAAAAATTTAATGAGCGGAGTTAAAATTAAGCTGAAAGTTTACACCGGAAAAAAATATAAAACCGTAAGCGTAACCACCGCTTCAAACGGAATTGCAAAATATGATGTTTCCAAATTATCAATCGGAACACACAAGGTTATCATCAGCAATGCAAATAAATACATGCAGGCAAACAAAAAAACAAGCTCAATCAAGCTTACCAAAGCAAAATTAGCAATTACCGCACCGAAAGTTACATCAGGATACAACAACACAACAACATTCAAGATTACTATTAAAAATCAGCAAACAAAAAAAGTAATGAGCGGCGTTTCAGCAACAATTAAAGTCTGGAGCGACAATGCATACAAGACATTTAACGTTAAAACAAATAAAAACGGTCAGGCAAGCATTTCCACTAACATGTTAAGCATAGCTGACCACAATGTAGATGTTATTGTAAAAGCAACCTCAAAAATAAACAAGGCCACTGCAAAAAGTACAATAACAATAACAGAATAATGGTTTGTATCCTACAAGCCATTACTTATATTTTTTAAAGCTATTATCCCTGCTTTTAAACGCCTTAAACCATCCATCAGCAGTTCTTCAGGACAAGCCACATTCATTCTTAAAAAGTCCTTTCCGCATTCACCGAATTCATGGCCTGGAGATAGGAACAGTCCCTGATTTGACCTTAAAAATTCGCCTAAGATTTTTGAGTGAACATTCAATGCGGAACAGTCAAGCCACAGCAGATATGTAGCATCACCCTCAACCAGTTTAACGACAGGCAATTCTTCAGCCAGATAGCGTTTAACAGTTTGTCTGTTTTCATATAAGACTTTCCTCAGCTCATCAAGCCATTCTTCAGACTCCTCATAAGCAGCAATAACCGCAGTTGTTGCAAAGACATTGCATGCCGATGAGTTGTCAAGCTGCATTTGAGTTTTGATTTTTTCTAGAAGTTCACCATTTTTAGAATGGACAATGGAGCTTTGAAAACCTGCAATGTTAAATGACTTTGAGGGAGAAAGACAGGTGATTACCTTGTCATAGTCAGAAGATGTTTCAAAAGGATTGTATTTCAAACCTGGATTTGTCAAATCGCAGTGTATCTCATCTGAAATCAGTACAACATCATGCTTTCTGCATAACTCTCCGATATGCTTCAAATCCTCACTTGACCATATTTTGCCAACAGGATTTTGGGGATTGCATAAAAT from Methanobrevibacter sp. includes the following:
- a CDS encoding MalY/PatB family protein, yielding MKNTKYDFKSIIDRHDTNCLKWDLFDDDVPMWVADMDFKVAPAIEKAIQKRASHPIYGYTLIPDELFEAYINWWDSRYNFKMSKENMAYSIGVMPSISSMIRCLTDEGDNILIQSPVYHVFFYFIQDNNRNVIENELIYENGQYSIDFEDLDEKLSDVEMMILCNPQNPVGKIWSSEDLKHIGELCRKHDVVLISDEIHCDLTNPGLKYNPFETSSDYDKVITCLSPSKSFNIAGFQSSIVHSKNGELLEKIKTQMQLDNSSACNVFATTAVIAAYEESEEWLDELRKVLYENRQTVKRYLAEELPVVKLVEGDATYLLWLDCSALNVHSKILGEFLRSNQGLFLSPGHEFGECGKDFLRMNVACPEELLMDGLRRLKAGIIALKNISNGL